In Parasteatoda tepidariorum isolate YZ-2023 chromosome 8, CAS_Ptep_4.0, whole genome shotgun sequence, the DNA window NNNNNNNNNNNNNNNNNNNNNNNNNNNNNNNNNNNNNNNNNNNNNNNNNNNNNNNNNNNNNNNNNNNNNNNNNNNNNNNNNNNNNNNNNNNNNNNNNNNNNNNNNNNNNNNNNNNNNNNNNNNNNNNNNNNNNNNNNNNNNNNNNNNNNNNNNNNNNNNNNNNNNNNNNNNNNNNNNNNNNNNNNNNNNNNNNNNNNNNNNNNNNNNNNNNNNNNNNNNNNNNNNNNNNNNNNNNNNNNNNNNNNNNNNNNNNNNNNNNNNNNNNNNNNNNNNNNNNNNNNNNNNNNNNNNNNNNNNNNNNNNNNNNNNNNNNNNNNNNNNNNNNNNNNNNNNNNNNNNNNNNNNNNNNNNNNNNNNNNNNNNNNNNNNNNNNNNNNNNNNNNNNNNNNNNNNNNNNNNNNNNNNNNNNNNNNNNNNNNNNNNNNNNNNNNNNNNNNNNNNNNNNNNNNNNNNNNNNNNNNNNNNNNNNNNNNNNNNNNNNNNNNNNNNNNNNNNNNNNNNNNNNNNNNNNNNNNNNNNNNNNNNNNNNNNNNNNNNNNNNNNNNNNNNNNNNNNNNNNNNNNNNNNNNNNNNNNNNNNNNNNNNNNNNNNNNNNNNNNNNNNNNNNNNNNNNNNNNNNNNNNNNNNNNNNNNNNNNNNNNNNNNNNNNNNNNNNNNNNNNNNNNNNNNNNNNNNNNNNNNNNNNNNNNNNNNNNNNNNNNNNNNNNNNNNNNNNNNNNNNNNNNNNNNNNNNNNNNNNNNNNNNNNNNNNNNNNNNNNNNNNNNNNNNNNNNNNNNNNNNNNNNNNNNNNNNNNNNNNNNNNNNNNNNNNNNNNNNNNNNNNNNNNNNNNNNNNNNNNNNNNNNNNNNNNNNNNNNNNNNNNNNNNNNNNNNNNNNNNNNNNNNNNNNNNNNNNNNNNNNNNNNNNNNNNNNNNNNNNNNNNNNNNNNNNNNNNNNNNNNNNNNNNNNNNNNNNNNNNNNNNNNNNNNNNNNNNNNNNNNNNNNNNNNNNNNNNNNNNNNNNNNNNNNNNNNNNNNNNNNNNNNNNNNNNNNNNNNNNNNNNNNNNNNNNNNNNNNNNNNNNNNNNNNGAGATAGATTTATTTTACCACGTGAGGTAAGTTATTCTCTTCTGCTCAACGGCTCTGTCCAGTTTTTGAAGAGCCTAAAATAAAAACggaatgattgaaaataatacatatgCAAGTCTGGAATTTCAATAATGAGCATTTAAGACACGTTTGAATTGAATAAGTTAAGACGCACGGTGTATCTAAGACACACGTTTGAATTTAATGAGTATCTAAGACACGTGTGAGTTTAATGAGTATCTAAGACACGCTAGAATTTAATGAGTATTTAAGACACGCTTCAATTGAATAAGTTTTGAAGACACGtttcaattaaataagtatCTGACGCATacttaaactgaataaaatatagaaagtacgcttgaatttaatgaatatcTAAGACACGCTCAAATAGAAGTATAAAAGACACTTTTGAGTTGAATTTGTATCTAAGATGTgtttgaattgaataaatatctAAGTTGCGCCTTATTTGAATAAGTATCCAGCAAGTTGGATACTTATTCAAATAAGGATACTAATTTACACTTTAAATGAATAAGTATCGAATACTTGCTTGAATTGAATTAGTATCTAAGACATGCTTGAGTTGTTGAAAGTATAAGAAAGAACaacgtaattaaaatttcaaagatgaagaaaaaaaagatttttcttctttgattcaaaaattgaacttaaaataatagtatgCATACTTTTGGACTTGGCTATTGGATGTTTAGTTTCTGAcctaaaaaacattgtttttaggttgacaataatgaaataagttatGTATTGacgattttattatataaaattatgtattatgatattaatgtattatttaagatttatattcCTGGATGATTGTTCAATTATTGATTTCATCAACAAGTcagatacataaataaatataaatcaagcATTGCactttttgttcataaaatccttataacttttatattgtCCTATCGTCTCATTCggtaagaataatttaattctcaCCTATTTTCCCTCTCCTAGGAAACCTGACAGGAAGGTCGTGCAACTTTTtaccaattattaaaaagagggtacataatttttcgcctccaagtatttttgttttattttttattttaagttaaaatccTATGAGaccatttattttatgcttgtttctttttatcatatGAATGAGAAAGAAATTAcgttttccttattttattattataatcatcaTCATTAACACCCAAATGAATCAACTAAGTGGTCTCAAttgttctttcaataattttcaattcttctCTCCCCTCAAAGCATTGGTTTTATGCtcatgaatataattatttaacttcttttccACTGTATTCAGATTTTGTACCTTCGACGCAAATAGAACACCGGgctcctttttaaatatttttttctgacgctctaattacaaacgaaaatatattttggtatttttttagtataaaaaactgtctaatagttactgaaaaaatatgatctgctagattattggaattatatttttactaaaatataagatccaaaaaaagtagtttgaatttttttttgtattcatattaaaaaatgcatcaataattgattgatgtatcaataattgactagagaaatttcaatgatgaaaaaCTATTTCGTATTAGATATAGATAagtgcaaattaaaaaactaatactatattaattaataaatcatattaatgtatataattagtataatattttttgatacgtttaaatttgtttgacaGAGAGCggtgtttgaaagattttaattttaaagcagaaaaagaaaCCGATgcttcatgctgtatttcataaccataaattatgatattaaaatgctaaatataatttccGCTTATTTCAACTTAAtgcgaaataattaaaaaaatacgaaaaatatctttaataaaaattttgtgccAAAGGGAAAACATCACGTGCTTTGTTACAAAACAGATCTGAGACGAATCACACCCCGAAATCGACGcgaacttaaaagttttaaatagtttcttagCACTGTCACAAGATTTTTcgctaactttaaaaaataaataaatttgtttttgttttttggctTTTAAATACTATTGTTTTCTATGTGGCCACTTAAAGATTAAGAAGTCAACGCGAATTCGATTTTCATTTGTCTGAATGCTAAATAACGTTGTGCTCTTTCGAATTTATTACATACCGCAGCATATTAATCCTTTTGACGTAGATTTTTCCTTAAACATATTCTTCAtacttttctcattattttgattcattttaaatcaaaataagtgaaaaatattatatttatcattttaataaattttggttatgaaatacagcaccGGACGCCGGTGTCTTTCTAtgctttaaaggtaaaatcatCCAACGCGCCTCACTTCCAagagatttttcaaatattcactCATTTGCTTCAAATTAGATCTGAAAGAAGCAgttcataattgaaataattaatttacaatcaatatttgattgacaaaatcaattattgataaaatgaattattgataaaaggaatacgagtgagaaaaaaaattcaaaatattttgtttagaattttatatttcagagcaaataaaattccgaaaatctaacagattatttttaatgactattagattgtttttcttaattaaaaaatatcaaaatgtattttcacttgtaattagagcatcagataagaatatataaaagtGACAACTGCTCCAAAACGTTAAGTAATAACGGTTATAAGTACACAGAATTGTGGATTCAGGGAGGTTTTTTTTGACGCactatagagaaaaaaaatatacatctttTTCAATATACAAGTAtcatacaaattataaaaggtattaaagtattataaaagttatataagAATAAATGTAAAGAATACATCAAGAAAGCGCTTATCCATTTTATCTTCCCTCCAGTAGTCTTCGTTATCGATTTCTAAAACCATCCACATAACGACAGTTTTCAAGTAATAAGAGGCCAAACATTTCCAGTCTTCTTTATCTCGCAGTAGCTATAAATCATAATACAACATACTAAAGCAACAGTATTTATAAAAGTCAAGAATACTATTTAGGCCGgggtagcctggttggtagggcgctggatCCATGCCCAAGAGTTCGAGTGTTCGATCCCTCGAACTCTTGGAATTTTTTACGACgattttcttggaattattaCGACACGAGGAGTCCGAAGGCTCCTCGTGtcgtaaatggtgactgatgcacattaaatctatCGAGTAgctaagtcctccatgctcccatacAAATCAAAAGCTCTTGGGGTACTgatacaggagtttccttgtcttttggattaattcaaaattacaaggctatggagttgaacattagtagtcgtaaacccaaaattgggtcggctgttcaacgacggatataaaaaaaagaatagtgtTTAATACTCATTTGAAGACGGAAATATCCGGGCCGTGGTAGCCCAATGATTAGACAATCGGACTTAATTTGCTGAAGTCAGTGTAATGGCTGGCTAGCTTGGCTTGTCCAAGTGTCAGTAAAAACAACAGAAAttatcaaatcattaaaaaatttaaaatgttaaaaaaaactactttgttattaaatttctttttagtccTTAAACTCCAAAATAATGTTATACTTTGTatcaaatatagaaaatatttctcgaagttattaatttctatttgtaAAACCATTTTGGGACTTGTAAAGTTAGATTTCATCAATCGGCTTCGATGAGAGAACCATATaagatttcttttgaaattttcctcATAATTGTCTCTCTAACTGAGAATTAATAACCACTTATGAATTGCCCATCTGTGGTTTGGAGCAAAACACCACGGATTTTATTTAGGCAATGAGATAGATttattttaccacgtttatataaacttgccttcgtgtatgtctgtccgggtggaattttgtaatcgattttaaactaacttcccgactagctacaaacttcaaatttagcacacagttcagaattggatgacaatgcatgaaaacgaagagaaaaaagacatgcaaagtaaaataaaattaaaNNNNNAAATTGGAATTTAGTTTGATAAACTTTTATATaagtattactattattaaacttttaagtaattaaagagaaaaaattacctTCAACAGCTTGATAACAGGTTTTACACAACCTAGATCATGAATAATATCGTCTTCAGGTTCAGGAAAATGGGATCGCCACAAACGACTCGCTTCCCTTTCGTTTATCGGTCTCTGTCTACCGAAACTCGAATAAGGTTTCGGTACAAGAAATGCCTATAAACATGAATGACAACAATATTATTTGGATTtcttttggtttaatttaaccattaaaaaaattgtccgAAATTCTTTCGATTTTATTCTAACTTAGCggttcgcaatttttttttctctatctaTGGAATCTAAAGAAGACCACCCTCTTCAAATCGAACTCAACTGTCAAATGGTAGGAGACGGAGAAGAGAGAttctaaatatgattttaataatttttattttattttcacaaataaactggaTATTTACTCTATTTGCTAATATCTATTTGGTAGCATTACTCTATTTGGTACGATTTTCCACGCCACgtcagaattaattaaattgcagcgcataaatataattcaaacttCTTCACTTTCTCATACATTAATGAGTAGTACACATAttgcacatttttaatttaaccatTGAGCCGACCTGGTGGCCGAGttgttagcgtgcctgactgcggagccgctggtcgcgggttcgaatcctgctcagggcatgaatgtttctttctctctgtgttctatgtcctttcgcCTTTGTATGTGAATGTGAtccgtcctataaacgggtttgtggttgtgtgacgtggccgacggctccaccgccgtggcttcgccacaggttcccactgggtaacgagaagagagtagcagttctagcatttctgtggccaatgggacaacccccaagtgcccgccattaaaaaaaaatttaaccattgATTGTCTTATcatgttagtaaaaaaaaaagaaaaatgtctgAAACCCTTTTTCGTTTCTAcagtatgcaaaaaaaagaaaaaaaNNNNNNNNNNNNNNNNNNNNNNNNNNNNNNNNNNNNNNNNNNNNNNNNNNNNNNNNNNNNNNNNNNNNNNNNNNNNNNNNNNNNNNNNNNNNNNNNNNNNNNNNNNNNNNNNNNNNNNNNNNNNNNNNNNNNNNNNNNNNcgaaatttttaatatatcaacatgaaaataattaatgagaaGATAACTAACAATTACGCAATGGCGAAGTTCTCTTCCAACAATTTGTTTGCACTTTAatatctctaaattttatttcagcaattgaaacttcatggatTACGTTAGATTTACGTAAACTCACTTTTTCACttccataactaatttaaaattttaagtatagaaaaagAGAGTTTTGACGAAGTCATGAACTTTCAAGaattgaaacgaaatttttaatatatcaacatgaaaataattaatgagaaGATAACTGACAATTACGCAATGGCGAAGTTCTCTTCCaacaatttgttttcattttaatatctctaaaattttttcagcaattgaaacttcatggatTACGTTAGATTTGCCTAAACTCAccttttctataattaaaattttaaattaattatggaagTGTAAGAAAATTTGCCACGAAAAGATTCTCCCTAAGTATGGTGCCCTCTTAATATGTGAAAGATACTTACATCCAAATTGTTTCCGACTTCGGATTCCACCCTGCCATCAAGACTTGATCGAGGCAAGAAAAGAGTACATTCAATAACTGGAACTAGATCAATATCAATTATTGTGCCATCTCTTTTGTACAATATAATAGTCCTGGCGGGTCCTGCTTGTCTTGTACGCACCTTTTGAAACAATTGTAAGacatttgaattaatttgcatttcaagaagttaatcattattaattgcTAGGGGGCTAAACTCCCTTTTCACTAACGCTCACCAATCCCGATGAttgcaataattgttgtttcttggcataaaacagttgaaattattcaactcaTTCAActtatatgtactaaaaaaagaacacttgtGCCGCCACTTCCCAAGTCCAAATCTTTCCCTTATGATACTGTTAAGATCTATTAGTGgacataaatagtttttctaagtataatcaatttttgaaataacatttaaaattgaaagtatattgttataacaaatttagtgtgtttacaactgtaatttaatatttttgcttaccaaGCGGAcggatgtattttaaatacaatttttgcattcatcacTTTGTGCGTGGAGCTGAAAGTAAAGTTCTAATTCATTAACGaatctctttaactgtaattcATGATAGTACATTAAAGTAATTTGCAGTGGGCCGGGacagcctggtcggtagggtgctgggcccatgtccgagagttcgtgagTTCGAACCCCGCGGCCGAAAACTCCtcgtgtagttggtgactgatgcacgttaaaattctatcgagtcgcaaagtcctccatgttcccataacaaatcaaaacctctgggggtactggatNTTTAAACTTGCCTGTGTACACGATCTTGGTGGAATGTATGTTCTCAGTGCTTTGTCAACAACACTTTGAAGCCACTGTCGTACTTTTTGGGGAATTAAATATCCATCATCAAAGAAAGTTTTGGCAAGTTTAGGATATCTCTCGAAGGCAATCGAATTGTGTTTCAGGTAGTATTTAACATAGCTTGGTGCTTATGGCTGATGTACAATCTGAAAGATAATGAATCTGTTTCAGTAGAATGGAATAAGATATACAGGGTTACtataatttcacaaatataGAAATTCAGGAAATATAGAATACCATCAAAAGATGACGCAATAAGTCTGGTTAAAAATGCTTCGAACAGAGAAATTTCATcgttataattattacttaaaagttcttgtaaaaatatttttttaaaaacgatgttgaaaatagcattttctttttcattttgttgttgttgttgcttatcctctcTGTCTAACGGAGTC includes these proteins:
- the LOC107449532 gene encoding cyclic GMP-AMP synthase-like receptor (The sequence of the model RefSeq protein was modified relative to this genomic sequence to represent the inferred CDS: added 144 bases not found in genome assembly); its protein translation is APSYVKYYLKHNSIAFERYPKLAKTFFDDGYLIPQKVRQWLQSVVDKALRTYIPPRSCTQVRTRQAGPARTIILYKRDGTIIDIDLVPVIECTLFLPRSSLDGRVESEVGNNLDAFLVPKPYSSFGRQRPINEREASRLWRSHFPEPEDDIIHDLGCVKPVIKLLKLLRDKEDWKCLASYYLKTVVMWMVLEIDNEDYWREDKMDKRFLDALQKLDRAVEQKRITYLFNKKYNLLEKLNDAQAFNIHCRLVYFIRKINENPRFLWSIFQETPLF